A region from the Lolium perenne isolate Kyuss_39 chromosome 4, Kyuss_2.0, whole genome shotgun sequence genome encodes:
- the LOC139839310 gene encoding uncharacterized protein, which yields MKATGLLGRITEFQRQGRDLGHLLPYAQKWNAADITPATRGMGKDRLPAPDPVGDRCSEEHFMRLRAAVKELDSAWYDSTNNLTVTADTRKALFEELLWEHRELAEAHDKCQVIPEASIDALKEQLATAQREKDELSRQHQEELNALKTSYQELKSQLIQLGLDHAKALKAAEVTAAAKLDEALENACNATVVLRAELEEMTKARKGADEKAARLEEGHKECDQLILQTDTLALRLFPDSQRYAVKKVDAQRKDKGQADLTVPWTPKDHLVALNARVSHMRCIDHNIC from the exons atgaaggccaccggcctcctcggccgtattacggagttccagcgccaaggccgggacctggggcacctcctgccgtatgcccaaaagtggaacgccgcggacatcactccggcgacccgcggcatgggcaaggatcggctgccggcacctgatcctgtcggggatcggtgttctgaggagcacttcatgcggctccgggctgccgtaaaagagcttgacagcgcgtggtacgattccacgaacaatctgacg gtcaccgctgacactcggaaggccctcttcgaggagcttttatgggagcaccgggagctcgctgaggcacacgacaagtgccaag tgatcccggaagcttccatcgatgctctcaaggagcagctcgccacggcccaac gggagaaggatgagctcagccggcagcaccaggaggagctaaacgccctcaagaccagctaccaggagctcaagtctcagttgattcagctggggcttgaccacgccaaggccctcaaggccgctgaagtgaccgcagcggccaagttggacgaggctctggagaatgcctgcaatgccactgtggtgttgcgggcagagctggaggagatgaccaaggcccggaagggtgccgatgagaaggccgcgcggctggaggaggggcacaaggagtgcgatcagctgatcctgcagaccgacacacttgccctcc gcctctttccggactcgcagaggtatgccgtcaagaaggtcgacgcgcagcgcaaggacaaaggccaagcggatcttaccgtgccatggacgcccaaagaccatctggtcgcgcttaacgcgcgggtgtcccatatgcgctgcatagacc acaatatctgttaa